The Argiope bruennichi chromosome 5, qqArgBrue1.1, whole genome shotgun sequence genome segment ATTTATGACCAtttgagaatattaattaaaaataaaactgcatacaGCGAAcattaaattagcaaaaaaactttttgtaactGCAGTTAAAGAAATACCCATAATTTCGGatgcaacaaataaaaacaaaaaatatcaagctCAATAATTAGAAGAAGCTTTTACAGTTCACTACAGACTGCTAATTGATTAAGACAGTGAAATTAATtgtagttgttttattttaaaacttaagattaaaaagggatttattacatatataaatatactgcAGTGGTTTTGCAAGAGCTTACAATaattttcgataaattttcaaaataaagttttcaattcaatattattttagcaAGAGAAACTTATGTCTAAGGTTTCATAAAATAATCACAGCAGCAGCACATAAATCCTTGTATTTAcacataaataaaagtaaatggtTTACCTGATGTTGTTTCTTTATTCGAATTAATGAAGCTGTACCCATGACCATAGCACTCAAAAAAGAACAATGCATCAGATTAGCTGCTcgaatctaaataaataaaaaaacatgataataaaatcagcattttaagaatcacaaaatttttttgtaacaaagcagtcaaaatactacaaaaattacaattataccTCCTTAGTATAGCATGAAAAGAGCTTTCCCCAAGCAATTAACAATGAGAATGATATACCACTAAGTCTTAGTCCAATATctgattaatatttgttttaagcaatatattataatgaaatagatataatttaagttttcataaaaattttagaatatggtTATATGTTAATGGCATCaggcaatatatataaattttaaaccaaacattttagaagttttaacttctttttttttttttgatagttaaatatttcttaattcagtagCTGttctctttcatttcatttttcacttttgCTTTCTGGATAAAAACCAAGatcacatttatattaaattatcttcGAAGCAGaacttcaaattattattcttcacattaaaaaaacaagaacCAACAACAGCATTTGttaactatttcaaatatttagaaaatagctTTCTTATTATATAAGTTTAAGAATGGAAAAGCAGACTATCCAGGCAATTCTTGAAgtaatcagaaaatgaaaataatcatcaaaaagttATAACACTGTGTACCAATAATTGCCGGCTGCTTTCTAAAAAACTCTTCAATGATTGTTCAATTTAGTCATCCCTAAATACACAGATTACAGTAgagtgaatattataaataactgcaTCAACCTCAAAGTAGTTTATGAcatctaagatattttttttcaaaaatctagaaAATTGTTACTTATTTGACTGCTATGACATAATAGCAAGACTTGGAACAATGTTGGCAGTACAGTATGTATATGTTGGCAcagtttttgttttcaaagtgcttttgtttttttagatgtaaagttttttaaataaaaatcaaatttaatggtTACTGATTTACTTGTAAAATGGGAAACAGAAAAGATTAAGCTGACAAGCAGAATTAACttataatggattaaaaaaaagttattttgaaaactgaCTAAAAGGaaagaagatatcactttcagaACATTTGGCatttagacaaataaaaataattagaaaattagggaaacatattttttcaaaatataaaaacttctatAAACTAAAAAACTTTATTCCCcccattatttacattttttaaaaaattctagttctaattaaaacaaatttaaatgaaattaaaaatctactaCTActgttgaaatatattataaatatagcatattatttaataataattttatcagctaaaaatttgattagatttgtttttaataattcaaacaatttgcTTATAAACCATTGTAAGCAAAATTAAACTTAAGattcacaaattttttaattatattgacagCATAAATTTTAGATGCTATGAAATTACAAATGGATAGAATTAAACCTTTTTTAAACCAGAGAATTGATTAGTACAACAGTGCATCATATTCAAAGGCATAAAAAccttttatatcttaaattaaaataaatattaaaaaaaactcaaagataataaaaatatataaattcattattttttaaacaattaagaatcagggataatttttaaatggtaaattgaataataaatggCCTTTTCCCATTAGCATGAAAGAAGTCCAAATTCCCCTGAAATACAACCTTATGTTATAGTTTTAGACTTATTTTAGAGCATCACATTGTTGCACTTAGTacaactgtatatatatttttttgatattcaagtcaatattcatattaattgagttaataaaatattaagaagctaaaattatttaaatcaaaatattaagaaactatAATATTACCTCAGTGCAGAGCAAATGATCAACATTTGTAAAATCTACATGAGCTCTACAAAAATCAAACATATGCACCATTTCATGAGCTAAGGCACCATGAACTGCAGCTTTAGAAGTAGCGGTATTTTGACATACAACAATCTGATTCATTTCAGCATCATAGCCCCCTGTCACAACTTTACTGCATGGCTCGCAAGAGATGTGTCTGTTCAAATCAATAccactgtaaaataaaaataaaataaatttttagttttttagtaTTGTTCTTTCTAAGATGAAATCAgaacatcaaaataatatttaatttctaaaataatggtTATTGGACATGATAAATGCTTATTATCCAGTAAACTAATTCCTCATTTTTATTGTGGTcgatttaaaaatgatagaaatatgcaactagatataattttcaattttgattaatataattaataattatattataagatataatttataattttcaatgcaGAAGTGCTTTTACTTTACTGAAAAAATCTTATTGATCTTATTAagtagtgaataaaaaaaaactgttaaaaataaataattaattctttaaaatagaaaataattaaatgcaaaaaaagtaataaatagctatttcaccttttaaaaaaatgtagcttttttattctgttttctcttttaaaaaatgcttttcttttaaaacaaacgtAATACTGATCAGCTAAATTTTCTgtgaacattaataaattaagatttccATATTAGCAtttgtcaattaaatattaaattcctaatattaattcaatatatctAGTTGCAACACAGAATGTCATTACAAGCACATATAAACACAACAAACTAATTTCAGCCACAATGTAATGACAggacatttaaatcaaaatgattctcAATGTTATTTGCTACgatatcaaaatttgtttaggcaattaggagaaaaaaaatttttaagaatgaccATCTATTGTCAgaacaatatttttggttatctGTATGATGAAAGTAGAAAAGATAGCTATCAGTGAAAAcaagttttcattctttttatcatatatttaacaaaaaaaaaaaaaaaaaagattattacaaATACAGATAGATAGAGCatcacaaatttataaaaattaaaaatacattcacaAAACAGCAAATTAAATACAACCTGACTCTTTAATACAACCcatctttaaaaacaaacaaactgtgcatgaaaagttaataatatttataacttgtttttagttttaaataaaaaataattgtcagtACTTATAGTTTTTGCAGTTCAAACAACTTGtagaatataattaatgaaatcttcACTAATCTACAACAAAAATCTTTGAGATCAAGTTATTTATAGATCAATATTGAAGACagatagattaaatatttttttaaaaaatgactttaagtTTTAGTTGGGAAATAAGAGTAGCATTATCccttttatttaagttttaatcctttaatgaactttaaaaaatgaaataaaaattagaatatgatGGATTTCATATATTGCCTAACAATCAAATTTACCATTTATATCTACatataagacaaaaatttatGGAACGTTTTCTAAAGCTAAATTATGTAGATCAACTTGTATATAAATAGAACAGATCAACTTGTAATAATCGTACAAAAAACACTGGCATTATTAATTGGGCACAAGCAATCACTAaatacagcaatttttatttctacagtttgtatttcttcagaaaaattacttttaaatgaatagattattatatttgttaaaaagagttgtactttttatgaaaatgagttgttttattttttaaattatttattattgattgtttGATTTGTCATCACTAAAATGAAACAAGCAAAATTTGCTTCATGATGATGGAAAAGTactaaattatatacaaataataataatagaaaattaacttttaaaaataaatgggcTAGATTCAGATATAACTACCAGAGTTTAAACCATAATTGCTAATGTTCAGCATTTTACTTTACAGCTTATTCATTACAAATTATCCCATCCGTTTTACCTGCTTAACAATATTCTTGCTCacaaaacaaaatgtttgaatatcatagaatttctttttaaaaatttttttcatttcaaccaATACAAAGATTAtagaatctaaataaatttttaaagaaaaaagtgcaCTCTTGACTTTTACATGAATAATAgcttatattcagaaatatatagtatttttaactttaaaggaCTATAAACAACTTTctgattataataagaaaatgtcATGTAATGAAATATCACAAATAAGAACTACACATTAATGGCATGATATATCCAAACACTTaacaattctgaaaatgaaaacatatttgttATGCACTCCTTCTTCAGTAGTTTGAATGGGGGGGGGGATCACAGCAAAGCATCACTTTTGTTAGAGGAGAAAATGcatataagaacattttaaaaacttaccaCCCTGCACTCTTCAGAGCATCCATCATTAGTTTTATAAGAGGACCTAGGAAAAAAAGCAAtctctttacaaaatatttttaaatacaaaaattttagaataatatatatatatatatatatatatatatatatatatatatatatatatatatatatatatatatatatatatatatatatatatatatatatatatatatatatatatatctaatatataaaattctcgtgtcacagttttcgttgccatactcctccgaaacggcttgaccgattttgatgaaattttttgtgcttatccggtatctatgagaatcggccaacatatatttttcatccccctaaatgttaggggtagtcaattattaattaaaaactaactttcccgccaaaaaaatcttccatttttccccaccgccaacttttccgccaaaaaaatcttcgattttccccaacgccaaatgatttaggctttagttctttttttctcccaacagtaatgaggctagggttaagatttttcggcggattatttcaaacgattctgtttattttcttaatgttttatgcatttaaaattaaacattgttaatgaatccatgtttcagattcattctgaagtacttttgaattaaaatagcacagaataaaggaaattaaaaatgtctaatcttcatagcgttaccccaactggcgtagaaaaattcacgcatttgcgttacgtaaaaggcgaagaaaattcacgcatgcgcactgtgtactgatcgttggcatggcaaccattatcaacggacgatttaaattacttttaggttagttgtatgcttttgtaagtaaattgtatttatgttagttatatattttttgtatatgcttatagttttaagtacatcgttttttaagtagttttttttaacctgtttacaatgatttaaattatttttaggttagttgcatgcttttgtaattaaattgtatttatgttaattatatatattttttatatatgcttatagttttaagtacatcgttttttaagtagtttttttaaacctgttttcgacagattattttaaacgattcattttattttctgagtgtttgatgcatttaaaatgaaacattgttaatgaatcgatccattcatgatgaatctgagaaaattttgttgacaaattcttgagatattacataaattaagaaagatattctttagtgcccataaagtttaaacgctcagtgactctattatcagtaatcatattattaaaaaaaatgctttgtttcagtaaaaaaatattattatattaattgcagattaatcctttacactttaatttaaagcataaattctacgaggggtaacagaaaattagagagatacatatcacgttatgactgaaggcctttataatattatgagtgaattatatgactatcaaaatttgaagttttaaaatattttgctgaagaataaactattttgctgaagaagttggaattgcataaaatatttaattattaaaattttaacgaacactaagattggcgaaccggctggtcgccaaaggcggctagtatatatatatatatatatatattattctgaaaaatatttttctttgtgccattaaaaaacaaaatattcatttggtAAAACACCATGATagtgtaattaaatattcattatgtaAAACATTCTTCACAGCTTTtatgatacaatattttaaatacaattatttctcctctggctgtatttttattttacaattaaatataaattattaaatgggTATTTTATGAATTAAGATATAGAACATCTTTACACCATGGTTCATATACGATTGATTGAAGAAATTTCAACCATACATGAATcttacatttagaatttttgaagtGTTTATATATTAAggtaaatcataaaaaaaaagtaattacatacatataatattatatagatgTGTGgctaaaaagaagaaacttttggaatagaatttaatttatttaagcatGGAAGGCATATTTTGTACATGGTGAAGTTAGATGATAAAGAGATGCTCTGTTAACATTGCAACACAACAAcaaagaaacagaattttttccctttagtgattttactaagatatttaatagggatttctttgacatgcatcaaattatgaaaggaaattttagatatttttgaaagaatgccACAGGGATTTTTGACCTTTCGCTCATggcataaaaaattgcaaaagtcatcagttttttttttttttagaacatatgttaaaaataactaaataaaaaagtataatttcaatcagtaaaaaaagagaaaatttttgaaagaatattggCTAATTtaagttaagaaaagaaaatatattaagacttgaattagattaagaaatattataaatatatattgctttaaaagattttttttccctatcgAATAAGAAGCATTTCCTTGATTGCagttgaaatatttcagaaattaatttctacATCCAGAATTTAAATAACATTCCCCATGAAACAAACtatttagtttaaagaaaatataatagtttGGTGATACAttataaacagaataataatttgaCATTATATTTGATCAGTATTTTCCAAGGATAAAGTTATGAAGTAatctacaatttaaaagaaaccaaTAGTTGCAGCAGAAATATAGACTAggtaaacaataaaatgaaagtatCCAATACAGATTAATCTATAATAGATACAGTAGCACCAATTAATCATCACaaattttctaacaattaaaTCCAGAAAAACTAATATACTAATAACAGGAATCTCCATTCCTGTTATTAGTACCTTTCCAGATAAAATACTTACAATAGCTGTTTAAattcctgatattttttttaatttcttattttattgatcaAAGATTTTTGAGAATAATTATATACacactttttgtttttatatctatttcCCAATCCATCAAACAATTACAAGAGTATTTCAGGTAAGCagtaattatcttaaaaaataatttgaagaaattattcaatACTGTTGTTTGCCCCATTTACAAAAAGTACTGAGAGAATATTTAAAGAGtctacagaaaaaaattgtgaagagaaaaaaatgttgtgtgctttgaaaagaatataatagaaaaaatttcaactttttctgatataaaatcatttaacagTTGAGAGAGAACAATTGAAAAGAGTTTTAGACACgcttgttagaaaaaaaaatgattagcagttattttatgtttaaacttAAATGCTCACTTATTTTATGAATCCTCATAGAATTTGATTAATCTTCTTTGgacaaattaaaactattttccaggaaatattttgaaacaattttatgttaGTTGCGTTGTTTCATAACTTATACTTACTCTCACTAACAACATTATGGATTTGTCTTTCGCATTTCACTTTTTGTAAATTATCTCGTCCTTCACCAAGAAAAAGTACGCGAAACCAACTGCGAGAAATTTTATCTCCCCTTCTCTCAGGAAAGAAATCGATTCCAGCTGGATCACCAAGGGTTTCCGCGTTTATATTTTCTTGTTCTGGATTAGTTTCTTCTGACATTTTTTGTCAACAAAACGcacaaataattttagttaaaaacacATGAACGAACTACAAAAACCGGCACATTTTAGCAGACAACTTTAATGTTTGTTTGCATTAAAGAAAATGGTTCTCTTCATTCCACTTCAATTAAACggttttaaatatatcatgatATCTATTtcgccttttaaaatttaaaaaataaataaatttaaaccattATAAAAGCATCAAAGTttattgtgtgtgtatgtgttttttgtctaaaatatatGCAACTATAATTCTTGCACTAGATAGAAGCACGTGAAAATAGTTTTCCGTTGCTATGGCAATGCATCTTGGCTGTATTTTTGGCTCGTATCTCAAATTTTCGATTTCCCCCAAGTTTATTAGTTTTGTAACAAGTTGTatcaacaaataatgaaattatgtgatatttatttaattattattgcacatgcatttcagtattatttttaaatggggAGTTCTATGAAAAAGAGGTATAAATTGATGGTGAATCCCAATGCATCTAAGAATCGTATTACTTGTTCAGCTTATGGATGCAATATGAGAAGCGGCACTAAtgcattttctcaaataaaactaTATCGTTTTCCAAAAGATCAGATGCGCAAACGTATGTGGGAAATCGCTGTTCGGCGGGCGAATTGGAAAGCAACTTCTGGTTCACGATTGTGCAGTAAACATTTCATATCAGGtgaatattgtgaaaaattataCATCGTTTCTGTTTtgtaaatcagaaaaatattaatctttaaagttttcttaattttgacaatttttgcaCTATTTTCCAATGCAATGGATATAATAAACCCTtttaaataaagatcaaattatttggaatattagTAAAatcgtattaatttttaattgacttcAACTTGATCTGATGAACTAACTTTTTGTTATATTGGGTAAGATTAGATTGGCTAGAAGATAATATTAAATCTTGTAGCAgtcttgataataataatttaagtaattccttttagaaatatttaagaaaataaaaaatgtaaaatcttatATTGATACTATATTCTAGTGTATTgtttattaatctttatatttgtcaaaacagaaaatatttattaattattgataattaaagcATCCACTTAACTTTGggtttctaatatatatatatatatatatatatatttctctttttatgtcATTAGACGAAGACAATTCTGTgaatgtgataataaataaaaataaaatgaataataataataaaacagactCGTCCCTTCTATTCTATGGTTAGAAGGAATTAGAATTCTaaaagaataactaaaataaCACCACCTAATTGTTTCACAGTCTCATTTGTCactgtttgcaaaaaaaaaaaaaaaaaaaagttcttatcatctattgttttttttttttttttcaggtttctgATAAGTTTTATGAACACCAAGCGCAGTAAAAAATGAACGTGGTTTAATAAAAGTCCTCTTCTGTTCTTTTTTGGATctactttatcaaatatttactaaTCATACTTCTTCAACAGAGATATTCGAcctatatttacaattattatatatccTTTACACACTCATATCCCATTCACATATATGGTAGTATTATCTGctgaatatatatcaaaatattaaataaaattgtgcttGAAAATAAGAAACTGCATgactaattcttattttttaaataatttgttattgcaactttagcaaaaaaaaaaaaaaaaaaaaaaaaattaattgtatttttttttataagatgagCAAGtagatttgtaatatttatagtcATGATTTCTCACTTTGTATAATGGGGGGGGGAGAAAATATTCTATCATAATTTTCGTTactccatttttttctttcaaaataattttattggattcaatttattgattgattcgtatgtttcttttaatacattttacagGAAAGCCTTCAAAGAACCCCAAAGATCCTGATTATGTAccttcaaaatttgttttcaacaaGGATgacaaaaatttggaaaatctaTTTAGTTTtcataagaaacaaaacaaatgtaGAAAAATTGGTAAGCAAtactttaattgatattttgaaataaaattttatctttgctaGATTCATCTTGCATGCAAGAATGGCcaccatttaaaaaaactaattccaTTTagcacgattaaaaaaaaatacagaaatataaaatatgatataaatatcttatttaatttgaataatatttttattttggctataaaatttcaaataaaaaaaataaatgacctTAAAAATTCTGGttcttattcacttttatttcggtcaaaataataatttctaaatataaatattacactaGTAgacttataatatataattagtttgggggaaaaaaactgtatataaaaTGCTTTGGAGCCACCAGGATACATCTATTCTATGAAAAGAGAATGCATATGCCAATGATAGTTTTAGAACTCATGGGTTACTAtgacattatttgaaaattaaaaaagaaggaatttgTAACTATTGTTTTAGTTGTTGCGTgcattctataataataataataataataaacttcttagattgctttttatatataattatatgctgAAATGTATTATggataattaaattctgtaatgcctcaATACAAGAATACACTTAGCATTATCCTGATAAAAATCACTAAATTTATTTGACATAACTTGAGGATGTAGTTTTTCAAGGCAAAATTGGAGATTTATCTTTATGTATACTTGGATTTTTCTTCTAATCTTACAATATGATGTAACTGTCTTTTTgccattatttattaacattcaattttttaaaaaaaattcagaatagtATCTAACATTAGCAAGTAGcaaatgcagaaaaaaagaatgttgttgttctctattatttataatgatgaatcTATCTGTTGGCTCTCTATAAGCCAAACCGTTTGatttacagctatcaaatttggcacatgcataccttggagggtgggaatgactacatcattttgaaattttaattaattgaaggttaagctaaattttggcgtttttccacGTTAACTTCCGAAATATTCtcgtagaaaaattaattttacacagtttcaaaatttaaaagaaattgcccTTTTTTATGATACCGATCTAAGAGGCGcgcaatattttcttaaatttttgcatttaaattttttttgtgcctgttttctaacaatagattattttattgtcctctaattcaaatcgttttcatttgtttcatcaaatgcttaattatttgattttcttcaatcgttgaaagataaagaaagattttgtttaatatccgTTTAACttgctaaacaaataaaaaataaaattgaaatatctcaaatttagaaattagataaatgaccggatgtttacatttttaatatccatATGTTGTTATGGGACTGTCTCGACGCACGATTAACACGATAAATAACACAGCTTCATTAACACAATTAATAACACAACTTCATTAACACAATTAATAACACAACTTCATTAACACGAtaaaataacacaactttaatgtcagacaatttggcagaatcatgaacatgaaattataaaaaaagatttatctgaaatcaaatataccAATTTCCAACGaagctagttttaaataaatgttattaattcatttaaagaattttgtatacatttacACTGGTTTAGGGACcacaatttttaagtttattttaatgatataaatgatatttgagtCACTCTGATGAAAAATAAACTCAATTAtgtcattaatattaaatgtccTTTTTTTCCCCGTCAGTTGACCATacaatattacattttactttaattcaataATCAGCATTGTTTTTTATAACTTGGACCTCCTTATTTTAATATGAACACGCTTAtctatattgaattataatatttatgctataaaatacttttatcttgATTTCCTTTCTTTACAAACCATCTTTACTAGGCGCAATTCCTCTTCCCTATGTTT includes the following:
- the LOC129968953 gene encoding mitochondrial inner membrane protease ATP23 homolog, with amino-acid sequence MSEETNPEQENINAETLGDPAGIDFFPERRGDKISRSWFRVLFLGEGRDNLQKVKCERQIHNVVSESPLIKLMMDALKSAGCGIDLNRHISCEPCSKVVTGGYDAEMNQIVVCQNTATSKAAVHGALAHEMVHMFDFCRAHVDFTNVDHLLCTEIRAANLMHCSFLSAMVMGTASLIRIKKQHQECVKRKALASVVAVRDLTEEEAKAAMNRVFTKCYNDLEPLGRRLRRNSNDIARIYRERYLYGYGHS